TTCTTTAATGTGAGAAAAGGGCTGTCAGAAGGAAGGTCGCTGCTTAAAGCAACAGTCGAAATAAACAATCGCTTGATAAATTTTTATGTCACACATCTTAGCTTGAACACGTACCTTCATAAAAAACAAACCGAGTTTATTGTGAAAAAAACAAAAGAAAGCAAACATCCGGTCATTATCCTGGGGGATTGGAATATGAGTCCTCATACCAAGCGGTGGAAACGGATGACATCGGAATACACCGATGCTTGGGCCGCGTCGGGAAAAAGTATGGGGTATACGTTTCCTTCAGCGAGGCCAAGAAAACGATTGGATTATATCTTTGTCGGAAACCAGCTACAGGTCGTAGATGCCGCTGTTGTTTGGAACAATCCGGAAGCTTCGGATCATTTGCCGATAGTTACGACCTTAGCTTTTAATTAATCGTATACATGGAATCTTGTCTCATCGAGCGGCATGCTGCTTGGAACGGATATCGTCGTTTGTTCAGGGTACCGAAAGGCAGTAAGCTTGTTCCCAAATACACAGCCAGTATCGATATTAATCGTCCGACCGAATATTCTTGGTTCCTTTACGGGAGTATGTCCGTAGACAATCCATGGCTTTCCCTGATATTGCTTTGCCCAGTCTTTTCTTACGGGTCTGCCATCAGGAAGAGTTTCTCCAGTCACATCGCCATACAGGACAAATCCCTTTAGTTTTTTTGATTTGTTCTGCCCGATGAGTTTTTCCTTTATTCCCGCATGGGCAACGATCAGTTTTCCCTCGTCCAATTCAAGATATAACGGGGCGGATTCATAGAGGGAGATAAAAGCTTGTTTTATTTGATCCTGCTTTTTTTCGGAGCTTTTCTCGAGTTCCGCTACTG
This window of the Bacillus gobiensis genome carries:
- the prpE gene encoding bis(5'-nucleosyl)-tetraphosphatase PrpE, giving the protein MSYDVIGDVHGCYDELIELLGNLGYEQPASGAPYHPENRKPVFLGDLTDRGPHSLKVIEWVAKAVKEDRAYYVPGNHCDKLYRYFHGNPVKIKHGLETTVAELEKSSEKKQDQIKQAFISLYESAPLYLELDEGKLIVAHAGIKEKLIGQNKSKKLKGFVLYGDVTGETLPDGRPVRKDWAKQYQGKPWIVYGHTPVKEPRIFGRTINIDTGCVFGNKLTAFRYPEQTTISVPSSMPLDETRFHVYD
- a CDS encoding endonuclease/exonuclease/phosphatase family protein, with amino-acid sequence MDIKVMTFNIHHGKGMDKKVDLNRIAKIISGSKADVIGVNEVDVNFSKRSNHADQIRHIAEFLNFNYVYSPSIERTCKKTGLLQQFGNGLLSRYPILAENHHFFNVRKGLSEGRSLLKATVEINNRLINFYVTHLSLNTYLHKKQTEFIVKKTKESKHPVIILGDWNMSPHTKRWKRMTSEYTDAWAASGKSMGYTFPSARPRKRLDYIFVGNQLQVVDAAVVWNNPEASDHLPIVTTLAFN